The sequence below is a genomic window from Phycisphaerales bacterium AB-hyl4.
CCGGTGTGGGTGGGGATGCGATACTCGATCGTCCACCGCCACGCGGGGCCGTACCAGATCAGGTGCTGCTCGGTCCCTTCGATCTGCTCGATCTGTTCCATCATGGCCTGGAAGATTTCGCGGGTCTGCTCGCGCAGCGGCTCGATGAGCTGCTCCAGCGTCGGCTGTGTCCAGCGGTCTTCCCAGGCAATGCGGGGTTTGATGGCGATCTTGGCCATGGCGAATTCAATCTTGGTAAGCGAACGCGCGGCCGACGGGCATCGCGACGACCGGCCGCAGTTTTTTCAGGTACAGTAGACGCGAAAACACCGGAAACGGCGTGCCTGCCCCGATCCGGGCCAAGCAGAGCAGTATAAGTCAAATCCGGGCCTGTGACAAGGGAGGCAAGGCCCTTTCGTCGGCTCGCGAAGCCCCGGGCCATGACGCCCGAGCGATCCCGCGCGAACCCGCCTTGACACAGGCGAGGCACCGGTTAAACTGCCTGATTCTCGATTGAACGCCAGTAACCATTGGAGCGGGCCGGATGAACCGCCAGACGTATCACGCAAAAAACCACGAAGTCGACCGCCGCTGGGTGGTCGTGGACGCCACCGACCAGGTTTACGGTCGCTTGGCCAGCCGGATTGCCCGCATTTTGCAGGGCAAGAACAAGCCGGAGTACACGCCGCATCATGACGTGGGCGACTTTGTTGTCGTGACCAACGTCGAGAAGATGCACTTCACCGGCCGCAAGCTCGATCAGAAGCTGTACCAGAACTACAGCGGCTATCCCGGCGGCCTGAAGACCTACACCTACCGCACGATGCTCGAGCAGCATCCCGAACGCCTGCTTGAAAAAGCCGTGCGTCGGATGATGCCGCGAAATCGCCTCGGTCGGCAGCAGTTTTCCAAGATGAAGGTCTACCGCGGCCCGGAACATCCGCACACCGCGCAGCAGCCTGAAGCCCTGGAAATCACGGCCAAGAGCGCCTGAACCACCTGATTCACCAACCAAACCCGATTCGCCTTACGGAACGCAAGACGATGGCAGAAGATCAGACTTCCACGATGACGGCCCCCCTCGGCGACACGCTGGGCGAGGTGCCCGCGCCCCCCGAAACGCAGCCGATCGCCCAGCCTGCCGTGCCTGACAAGGGTGGGTTTGTGTGGGGTACGGGTCGACGCAAGTCGGCCGTCGCCCGCGTCCGCGTCAAGCCGGGCGATGGCAAGTTCCTCATCAACAAGAAGGAAGTCAACGACTTCTTCTCCGAAGCCCAGCACCGTGAGCAGGCCCTCGCCGCGCTCAAGGCCACCAAAACCGAAGGCAAGCTCGACGTGTTCGTCAAAGTCCACGGCGGCGGCATCACCGGCCAGGCCGGGGCCGTCCTGCTCGGCCTCGCTCGTGCACTCAAGGGCTACGACCCCGCACTCGAACAAACGCTCCGCGACAACGCCTACCTCACCCGCGACCCGCGTGAGGTCGAGCGTAAGAAGTACGGCCAGGCCGGTGCTCGCAAGCGCTTCCAGTTCTCCAAGCGTTAATCACCTGCCTCCCCTACCGCACACACACCACCAGGACCTGCCCTCACCGGCGGGTCCTGTTTTTTTACCCCGAGCCATGCCGACCGGCGTTTGGCTTATCATGGGCCCACCTCGAAACGGAAGGCGTGTTGAATGCGTAATGTTCTTGCTGCGATGGCGGTCTGCCTGTCGACGATGCTCACCACGCAGGCGGTCGCCCAGACCGGAGCTCCGCTGCTGATCGAGCCCTGGCCGGAGGACGTTTACGCGCAGCATCGGCCGGAGGTGCAACTCTGGCGAACGCACACCAAAGGGCAGGCCGACGAAGACGTCGACTTCGTCAGCTTCCGCGATCGCGCACGCTACCGCCTCGACCCGACCGACCCACGCTCGCCTTCCGTCGGCTATGACGTGTATGGCCTGAACCTCAGCACCGACGACCCCGCCCTGCCGCCGCGACTGGTTGACGTCTCCGTCGGCACGGGGCTGCTGCTGCACGAAGACGAGCAATGGACGATCAGCATGCCGCTGGCGGTCGGCTTCGCGGGCACACGCCCGTTCAACGACGGCCGAGCGTGGTACGGCAAGGCGAGCATCCTCGCCTTCCAACGCCTGGATGAGCGCTCGCAGCTAATGTTCGCCCTCGAATACAACGGCAATCGCGCCATCCTGCCCGACGTGCCCATCCCCGGCTTCGCCTACATCCGGCAGATGAGCGACACGCTCCGCATGACCCTCGGCGCACCGGTCAGCGGTGTCGACTGGCGGCCGGACGACCATTGGCACCTGCGGTTCAATTACTACGTGTTCGCCTTCGACCTCGACGTCCGCTACCACATCACCCGGGAGTGGGCCATGTTCGCCAGCTTCAACCAGCACCAGCGCGCCTTCCACCAGCACGGCGACGACCGCCACCGTCGGCTGTTCTTCCGCCAACGCCATGCTGAACTGGGCACGCGATGGCAGGTGGCCGACCGCATCGAGCTCATCGCCGCCGGCGGCTACACCTTCGGCAGCCGACTGCAGCGCGGCTACGACATCCGCGACACCGACACGATCCGCCACTTCAGCGACACCCCCTACGTCCGCCTCGGCCTGTCCGCGTCGTTCTAAATCAACAACGCAGCTTCATCACTTGTGACATTTAGCAGCGGTGCTCGCACCGCCTTTTTCGGCCCGCAGGGCCGGACGCGCGGACCAAGGCCCGCAGCTAAATGTGAACCCGCGCGGGTGCCACACAGCAGCTTCGGTGTCACTCAGGAAGTCGCCCCGCCTGACCCTGTTCCGCCGTCATCATTCCAGACACGAAGGTTTGCCCGCGGATAGCCGGGTATGATTCGCCCGCGGTGCTCGGGCTTGTCCAGTTCAACCGCGGCCTGAAGCTGCAACAGGCTCGCCCACCGGCGGCGCTCCCGAGCCGGCACGAGATACCGGATGGTCAGATCCGTCCACGAATCCTCCAGCGATACGAATACGCTCGGCTCCACCTCGACATCAAACGCAATCCGGGCGCGCTCGAGCATCTGCCGATACCGGTCGGCTCGTTCCGCCATCGCAGTACCGAGCACCTGCCCCGCCATTTTCTCCATGACCTTGATCGCGTAAGGCAGATCGCTTTCGTTGGCCACCGGCACGGTGACCTCGTCCCAGACAAACGGAAACTCGCGCGTATAGTTGATGATGTTCGCCCGGAGCACTTCGGAGTTGGGAAAGGTGATCATCGCACCGGTCGGTTGAGCACCGGCCACCGGCTTGTCCGGCCCGCCCGCTTCCCACACGGTCGTCGTCAGGATGTCGACCTTATAGACATCGCCGAACACGTCGCCCACCGCGATGCGGTCGCCGATGCGGTAATAAGCTTTGAACGAATTCATCAGCCAGCCCGTGAAGCTTTCGATCGGCGCCTGCAACGCCCACGAAAGCGCAAGCCCCGCCAGGCCGACCGAACCAATGAGCGCCCGCGCGTCGCCGGCCAGCAC
It includes:
- the rplM gene encoding 50S ribosomal protein L13, translating into MNRQTYHAKNHEVDRRWVVVDATDQVYGRLASRIARILQGKNKPEYTPHHDVGDFVVVTNVEKMHFTGRKLDQKLYQNYSGYPGGLKTYTYRTMLEQHPERLLEKAVRRMMPRNRLGRQQFSKMKVYRGPEHPHTAQQPEALEITAKSA
- the rpsI gene encoding 30S ribosomal protein S9: MPDKGGFVWGTGRRKSAVARVRVKPGDGKFLINKKEVNDFFSEAQHREQALAALKATKTEGKLDVFVKVHGGGITGQAGAVLLGLARALKGYDPALEQTLRDNAYLTRDPREVERKKYGQAGARKRFQFSKR
- a CDS encoding mechanosensitive ion channel family protein; protein product: MAKPAARTRNLQATAQSRLRRFRRGSMLAVALTAMLLLLWGIEGPPLPGVDEAVAARAEADTPPADEPPTDDPAAAPGDTPTLPDDPAEAMGQATRTIRDLLFGAYVMLPRIFVAIVLLVTAAVVGKLVSMVLRRVLRSWSRADASAAMAQVLIWLIAVGAALSVLAGDARALIGSVGLAGLALSWALQAPIESFTGWLMNSFKAYYRIGDRIAVGDVFGDVYKVDILTTTVWEAGGPDKPVAGAQPTGAMITFPNSEVLRANIINYTREFPFVWDEVTVPVANESDLPYAIKVMEKMAGQVLGTAMAERADRYRQMLERARIAFDVEVEPSVFVSLEDSWTDLTIRYLVPARERRRWASLLQLQAAVELDKPEHRGRIIPGYPRANLRVWNDDGGTGSGGATS